One genomic segment of Desulfurispira natronophila includes these proteins:
- a CDS encoding slipin family protein produces the protein MMFEYLLYLIVIFVVLFLASAIRILREYERGVVFMLGRFWKVKGPGLIILIPAIQQMVRVDLRIITMDVPSQDVISQDNVSVRVNAVLYFRVIDPQKAVIQVENYFDATSQLAQTTLRSVLGKHELDEMLSERDKLNDDIQDIIDNQTDSWGIKVTNVEIKHVDINESMVRAIAQQAEAERTRRAKIIHASGEMEASQKLYEAAEVLSQNPQAINLRYMQTLADIAGEKNTSTIVFPLPVDLMSAFTKVANAMGGKGKDSSQS, from the coding sequence ATGATGTTTGAGTACTTGCTCTATCTCATCGTTATCTTTGTGGTTCTTTTCCTGGCCAGCGCCATTCGCATTTTGCGGGAGTATGAGCGTGGGGTTGTCTTTATGCTGGGACGCTTCTGGAAGGTCAAGGGCCCCGGTCTGATCATCCTCATTCCTGCCATCCAGCAGATGGTGCGGGTTGATTTGCGCATTATTACCATGGACGTACCCAGCCAGGACGTTATTTCCCAGGATAACGTTTCGGTGCGGGTCAATGCTGTTCTCTACTTTCGGGTCATAGATCCCCAAAAAGCCGTTATCCAGGTGGAAAACTATTTTGATGCCACCAGTCAGCTGGCCCAGACTACTTTGCGCTCGGTACTGGGGAAGCACGAGCTGGATGAGATGCTTTCTGAGCGGGACAAACTCAATGATGATATTCAGGATATCATCGATAACCAGACCGATTCCTGGGGTATCAAGGTTACCAATGTGGAAATCAAGCATGTGGATATCAACGAGAGTATGGTGCGTGCTATCGCTCAGCAGGCTGAGGCGGAGCGGACACGACGAGCGAAAATTATCCACGCCAGCGGTGAAATGGAAGCCTCGCAGAAGCTTTATGAGGCTGCCGAGGTGCTTTCGCAGAATCCCCAGGCTATTAATTTGCGCTACATGCAGACTCTGGCGGATATTGCCGGTGAGAAGAACACTTCAACCATTGTCTTTCCCCTGCCTGTCGACCTGATGAGTGCCTTTACCAAGGTGGCCAACGCTATGGGGGGGAAGGGTAAAGATTCATCCCAGAGTTAA
- a CDS encoding response regulator, with the protein MTVTVSASQSNLKQASILYVEDDPVTLKTVGRMMSRRAREVYLASNGHEGLQLVQSGEALPDIVVTDVEMPVMNGLEMVRRLREECRYTNPVIILTAYRDDEHRSSLANTHLYKPVNAAKLFAAMEELYQKG; encoded by the coding sequence ATGACTGTCACTGTGTCAGCCAGTCAATCAAATCTGAAACAGGCCAGCATTTTGTATGTTGAGGATGACCCCGTTACGCTGAAAACGGTGGGGCGCATGATGAGTCGCCGGGCCAGGGAAGTCTATTTGGCAAGTAATGGGCATGAGGGATTGCAGCTGGTGCAGAGCGGTGAAGCGTTGCCGGACATAGTGGTTACCGATGTGGAAATGCCTGTTATGAATGGGTTGGAAATGGTGCGTCGCCTGCGGGAAGAATGCCGCTATACCAATCCCGTTATTATTCTTACTGCATATCGTGATGATGAGCACCGCAGCAGCCTGGCCAATACTCATCTGTACAAGCCCGTGAATGCTGCCAAGCTTTTTGCTGCCATGGAGGAGTTGTACCAGAAGGGCTGA
- a CDS encoding 3-deoxy-7-phosphoheptulonate synthase class II — MTQHHQDQQPWSPTGWRELPARQQPAYPDKELLQSTLDSLRTLPPLVYPTEIEQLKKQMGAAAAGQRFILQGGDCAERFSECTQANITNKMKILLQMSLILTYGTRKPVVRLGRIAGQYAKPRSSAEETVNGVSYPSYRGDAVNDYELDAARRVPDPQRLMQAYSRSALTLNYIRAMINGGFADLRHAFAWKLHSIEKAKKWEEYRDIVETILDAIHFMESCGVDSYLLASVDFFTSHEGLLLEYESALTHRDPSSGRYYNMGAHMLWIGERTRQLDGAHVEYCRGLANPVGVKIGPDADPEEVIELLRRLNPANEEGKVTLITRMGMERVEKALPPLLRHIHQSKTSVTWSCDPMHGNTRTVSGGIKTRTFDHIEGELESCFRIHQENSSTLAGVHFELTGEDVTECTGGSANLQDKDLARNYVSTCDPRLNYSQSLEMAFLISRQVRLHS; from the coding sequence ATGACACAGCACCATCAAGACCAACAACCCTGGAGCCCCACTGGCTGGCGCGAGCTTCCCGCCCGGCAACAACCCGCCTACCCGGATAAAGAACTTCTGCAAAGCACACTGGATTCGCTGCGCACCTTGCCACCCCTGGTCTACCCCACCGAAATTGAGCAGTTAAAAAAACAGATGGGCGCAGCGGCAGCGGGGCAACGCTTCATCTTGCAGGGTGGCGATTGTGCCGAGCGTTTTAGCGAGTGCACCCAGGCCAACATCACCAATAAAATGAAGATCCTCTTGCAAATGAGTCTGATCCTCACCTACGGCACTCGCAAGCCGGTCGTCCGTCTGGGGCGCATTGCCGGGCAGTATGCCAAGCCTCGCTCAAGTGCCGAGGAAACTGTTAACGGGGTATCTTATCCCAGCTATCGTGGGGATGCGGTCAACGACTACGAACTGGATGCCGCCAGGCGCGTTCCCGACCCCCAGCGCTTAATGCAGGCCTACTCCCGCTCCGCCCTGACCCTCAACTACATTCGTGCCATGATCAATGGAGGGTTTGCCGACCTGCGCCACGCCTTTGCCTGGAAGCTGCACTCTATCGAGAAAGCCAAAAAGTGGGAAGAGTATCGGGATATCGTAGAAACCATTCTTGACGCCATTCACTTTATGGAGTCCTGTGGTGTCGACTCCTATCTTTTGGCCAGTGTGGACTTCTTCACTTCCCATGAAGGTCTGCTGCTGGAGTATGAAAGTGCCCTGACCCACCGTGATCCGAGTTCCGGGCGCTACTACAATATGGGAGCTCACATGCTGTGGATCGGTGAACGAACCCGGCAGCTGGATGGCGCTCACGTGGAATACTGCCGCGGGCTTGCCAACCCCGTAGGAGTAAAAATCGGTCCCGACGCTGACCCGGAAGAGGTGATAGAATTGTTGCGACGGCTGAATCCCGCCAATGAAGAAGGGAAAGTAACCCTGATTACCCGCATGGGAATGGAGCGAGTGGAAAAAGCCCTGCCACCGCTGCTGCGACATATTCACCAGTCCAAGACGTCAGTAACATGGAGCTGCGACCCCATGCACGGCAATACCCGCACCGTGTCAGGCGGCATCAAGACCCGCACTTTTGATCACATAGAAGGAGAGCTGGAGTCGTGCTTTCGCATCCATCAGGAAAACAGCTCCACTCTGGCAGGAGTACACTTTGAACTCACCGGGGAAGACGTCACGGAATGCACTGGCGGAAGCGCCAATCTGCAAGACAAAGACTTGGCGCGCAACTACGTAAGCACCTGTGACCCTCGCCTCAACTACTCTCAAAGCCTGGAGATGGCCTTTCTCATTTCACGCCAGGTGCGACTGCACTCGTGA